The following DNA comes from Deltaproteobacteria bacterium.
TGGGAACGGAGGACGGCGTGTTCGGATGCGTGGGACTCATGGCGTGCGAGGACAACTGCCCCATGGAGCTTCCACTTCAGATGCAGCTGGCTTTTGTGCGAAGAAAAATGGCCCTGGCGGGTCTTGGGAGATAACCGCGGATGTTGGGTTGGCGAAGCCAAGCCAACGCATTGGATTTGTTGGGTTTCGCCATGCTCAACCCAGCCTACGGATGCTCCCCGACGCTTTTCACACCTTGCGAGGGGCGCCGTTGGGGCGACCGCGACGTCTCTCGGG
Coding sequences within:
- the frdB gene encoding fumarate reductase iron-sulfur subunit (part of three member fumarate reductase enzyme complex FrdABC which catalyzes the reduction of fumarate to succinate during anaerobic respiration; FrdAB are the catalytic subcomplex consisting of a flavoprotein subunit and an iron-sulfur subunit, respectively; FrdC is the cytochrome b-556 subunit; the catalytic subunits are similar to succinate dehydrogenase SdhAB), producing the protein GTEDGVFGCVGLMACEDNCPMELPLQMQLAFVRRKMALAGLGR